Within the Flavobacterium sp. CG_23.5 genome, the region ATCGATGTTGGAATTCCGCAATCGGCTGGTTAGGTTTTGAATGATGATGGCCGCTGAAACCGAGATATTCAGACTCTCTGTAAAACCGACCATCGGAATTTTCAAGAAACCATCAGCACGTTGCAAAATTTCTTCAGATAATCCGTCTCTTTCTGTTCCAAAAAATAAAGCACTTGGTTTTGTAATATCAAAATCATCCATCAAACAATCATTCTCGTGAGGTGTAGTGGCAATGATTTGGTACCCTTTATTTTTTAAAGTATCCACACAGTTCGTAATACTGTCGAAGGTATTGATGTCGACCCATTTTTGAGCGCCCATCGCAATTTCCTTGTCGATACTTTTGCCATACCGCTGCTCGATCACATTCAATTCCTGAATTCCAAAGATCTCACAACTGCGCATCACCGCACTAGTATTGTGCATTTGAAAAATATCTTCAACGGCAATGGTAAAATGATTGGTTCTATTTTCCAATACTTTTAGAAATTTTTCTTTTCGGTTATCAGTCAGGATATTTTCAAGAAAATTAAGATAATCAATATCAATCATTGGAATATATTTTTTTGGCAAAAATACTAAAAAAGAGTAGCTTTATTTTCTACTAAATTCTAAAAATATAGGTTCAGATAATTATTCTATTAAGCAGAAAAATTTAAACACAAATTTCACTAATTCACACTAATTAATTCGTGGAAATTAGTGAAATTTGTGTTTGAAAATAAAACCAATGAAAAAGAAACTAGTCGTTTTAACAGGAGCAGGAATCAGTGCCGAAAGTGGTATCAAAACCTTTCGCGACAGCGATGGACTTTGGGAAGGTCATAACGTCATGGATGTCGCCACACCTGAAGGTTGGTATAAAAATCCCGCGTTGGTTCTTGATTTTTATAACAAAAGAAGACAACAACTTAAGGAAGTAGAACCTAATTTAGGGCACCAAATCCTGGCCGAATTAGAGAAGGAATTCGACGTTTATGTAATCACCCAAAATGTAGATGATTTGCATGAACGTGCAGGCAGTACTAATGTATTGCATCTTCATGGCGAGTTATTGAAAGTCAGAAGTTCAATAAACTCAGATTATATTTTGGATTGGTCAGATGATTTGAATTTTGGTGATTTAGATGAAAACAATAATCAATTGCGTCCGCATATTGTTTGGTTTGGCGAGGATGTTCCAGCGCTAGATGAAGCGATCACCATCACTCAAAGCGCAGATTATTTTGCAGTCATTGGAACATCTTTGCAAGTGTATCCTGCGGCTGGACTCATTGATTTTACACCTCGTGAAACGCCCATTTTTTATATTGATCCAAAACCCATAAAGATTCCAAACCTTCGAAATCCATTGGAAGTCATTCCAGAAGTAGCCTCAAAAGGAGTTGAAATCATGAGAAATAAATTGCAAAATCAATTGCAATGACAAAAACAATTGCAAAATCAATGGCAAATCAATAGCGATGAAAAAAATAGTTTTAATAAAGAATTCCTTCAAAAAATCTAAACTTATAACTCATAACTTATAACTTATAACTATTTTTGTGCTTCTCGAACAAACAACACTAAAATGACTACTTTAAACGAATTGAATGCTATATCACCAATCGACGGAAGATATAGAAACAAGACTATTTCGCTGGCTCCATTTTTCTCTGAAGAAGCCTTAATCAAATACCGCGTATTAGTTGAAATTGAATATTTTATTGCTTTGTGCGAAGTGCCTTTGCCACAACTTAAAAACGTAAACCCAGATTTATTCGAAAGCTTGCGCAACATTTATAAAAACTTCTCTACTGAAGATGCGCTTTGGATCAAAGAAACGGAGAAAGTGACCAACCACGATGTAAAAGCGGTGGAATACTTCATCAAAGATGCTTTTGAAAAACTAGGTTTATCTGAATATAAAGAGTTTATCCACTTTGGATTGACTTCTCAAGATATTAATAACACAGCGATTCCGCTTTCTACAAAAGACGCTTTCGAGAAAGTATATATGCCTTCATTGATTACTTTGACTTCAAAATTGAAAGATTTAAGTGTTGAATGGGCGGCCATCCCAATGCTGGCTCGTACGCATGGTCAACCGGCTTCTCCTACTCGTTTGGGTAAAGAAATTGGTGTTTTTGTAGAACGTTTAGAAGAGCAAATGCGTTTGTTATTCAACATTCCATTTGCAGCCAAATTTGGCGGAGCAACAGGAAATTACAATGCACATCACGTGGCATATCCGCAAATCGACTGGAGAAAATTTGGAGGGAAATTTGTGGAGGAAAATCTAGGTTTACATCACTCTTTCCCTACTACACAAATTGAACATTACGATCATTTCGCAGCATTTTTTGATGCTTTGAAACGAATTAATACCATCATCATCGATTTAGACCGAGATATTTGGACGTATGTTTCGATGGAATATTTCAAACAAAAAATTAAAGCGGGAGAAATAGGATCTTCAGCGATGCCGCATAAAGTGAACCCGATTGATTTTGAAAATTCAGAAGGAAATTTAGGAATTGCCAATGCGATTTTCGAACATTTATCAGCCAAATTACCGTTGTCAAGATTGCAACGCGATTTGACGGACAGTACGGTTTTGAGAAACATTGGTGTACCAATTGGACACACTTTAATAGCTTTTGAAGCTACTTTGAAAGGATTGAACAAATTGTTATTGAACGAACCTAAATTTCACGAAGATTTAGAGAAAAACTGGGCTGTAGTTGCCGAGGCGATTCAAACGATTTTACGTCGTGAAGGATATCCTAATCCTTACGAAGCGTTGAAGGGATTGACCAGAACCAATGAAGCGATTGATAAAAAAGCAATTCATGGTTTTATCGCTACCTTAGAGGTTTCGGATGAAATTAAAGCAGAATTAATGCAAATCACTCCAAGTAATTTCTTGGGTATTTAATTATATGATATATGAAAACAGGGCTTACTTTTTTGTTGTTATTTTATTTTATTTTTTCATTTTCTCAAAAAAAAATCATTGAAAATTTTGAAATTGAGATTGATAAGGCAAAGGAGCCATCTAGTTTTTCAAATGCTCTTTTGAGAAGTGTGAAATTTGATGAAGCGAAATTAAAATTCATCATGGTCAAATGTAAAATTAAATCACTCGACAAAGATTTCGCTGAAATTAGTGCGTTTTCATTATTAGATACCGTAAACAAAGTTAGATATAGAGTTGGTGATTATTTAGGATATGCTTCTATTGTTGGGTTCCCTGAAGTAAATCCTTATAGGAAAAGTGAATCTAATGATAAAAAATACACTTACAATTCACCAAAATATGATTCAAACGAAATTGATCAATTTGACAAATTTAATTTTGAAGGCTATAAAAATTTCGAAATCCCTATAGAATTTGGTTCAGATAAAAAACCTGATCAAAGTGTAATATATTTTGGAAAAACTGCTTACAAGAATTTTAAAGCTGAAATGTTTTTTATTACTTTGAGAGAAATGAAAGATGCCGTTTTTGAACTATATTACAAAAATAATAAGATTAGTTCTTTTCAAATAGAATAATTTGATAAATTTATTATTTGAATTTATCTAACTTAAAAGGGCGGAAAAATAGATATAAAACACAATCTTAAAGTACAAAGTAATCTTGAAAAAAAATTTACCTCTAATCATATTACTTTGTACTTTTTTTATATTTTCCTTTCAAAGTAAAAAAATTGTCAAATCAAGCAAAGCGGATAATCCTAATGTCACTGCTGGTGTTGCCTTAACATTTGATGATACTTTTGTGAATGAATGGTATGATACTGACAAACAACTTCGTAAATATTCTTGGAAAGCAACTTTTTGTGTTTCTGAAATAAATACACTAAATAGTTCTGAAATAGCTAAATTACTGGCTTTACAAAAAGAAGGAAATGAAATTGCCGGACATGGATTCAATCACTATGATGCAAAAAAGTTTGTTGCTCAATATGGAATTGATGCCTACCTCAATCAAGAAATCGATCCAATGCTGGCTTTGATGAATTTTTATTCTTTAAATGTTACCTCATTTGCCTATCCTTTCGGTTTTAGAAATGCAATAATTGACGCTGCACTTTTAAAAAAATTTAAAATAATCAGGGCAACAACTTATGGTGCAGAAGCTCCTTATGAGCAAAATTGCTACTATAATAACACCAGAGTTTTATACGGCATTGGCATGGATACCACGCATCCTTCTTTTAGCACAGCCTATCTTAAAAAACTTTTAAATTACACTCGAGAACATCATAAAATTCTAATTTTATTTGGTCATAAAACGGTAAATAAAAAAGCACCGGCAAATTATGAAACTGAAATGAAAACATTAAAGTTGATTTGTAACTTTGTGAAACAAAACAACATGAAGTTTTATACTTTATCAGAATTGAGCAAATCAAAATCTTCTCCTTTTCTAAAATAAGGTTGGAATTGTATTATTTATTGAACGAAATTCCATTTCGATGTTCTAGCCCCGACAGTAGTGGAAAGCCTCAAGGGAAAAAAGTTGTTTTTTCTTGTACTGACAGAGCGAACAAAGGAAGCTCTTGCCACTGGAATAGAAAAAAGATTTATGACAAAGGCCCAAACCGTTGGGATGAAACGGATGGCGGGAATAGCTCCTAAATAAAAGCAAAAACTATGGATACGGCAGCAATAGTTACAGAAACGACCCATCACTTACAGCCCTTGATAAGCGATTTAGGATTAATACTTATGACTGCCGGAGTTGCAGTATTGCTGTTTAAAAAAATCAAACAACCGCTGGTTTTGGGGTATTTAATTGCAGGTTTTTTGGCTGGAAATCATTTTGATTTTTTCCCATCGGTGACTGATATTAAAAGTGTTGAAGTTTGGGCAGAAATTGGCGTAATATTTTTGTTGTTCAGTCTTGGTCTAGAATTCAGTTTTAAAAAACTGATGAAAGTCGGTGGAACGGCTTCCATTACTGCAGTTACACAAATTTTTTCGATGACCGTCATAGGTTATTTGGTTGGGCAGTGGATGGATTGGACCAAGATGGATAGTGTTTTTTTAGGCGTGATTCTTTCGATTTCATCGACCACTATTATTCTCAAAACATTTGAAGAATTAGGCGTAAAAGCTCAAAATTTTGCCGGAATCGTTATTGGTTCTCTCATTGTTCAGGATATTGTTGCTATTTTAATGATGGTTTTGCTATCAACTATTGCTGTCAGCAACCAATTTTCGGGAGGTGAATTGATGCAATCAGTCTTAAAACTGGTGTTTTTCTTAACTATTTGGTTTGTTGGAGGCATCTTTTTTATTCCCACTTTGCTCAAAAAAGCAAAACATTTATTATCAGATGAAATGCTGCTTATTATTTCGCTGGCGCTTTGCTTGATGATGGTGATTCTTGCCGCAGATGTGGGGTTTTCTCCAGCCCTAGGTGCGTTTATAATGGGTTCAATAATTGCTGAGACTACACAAGCGGAACACATTGAACATTTAGTAAAACCAGTAAAAGATCTATTTGGGGCCGTTTTCTTTGTGTCTGTCGGAATGCTAATTGATCCTCAAACCTTGTATGAGCATACGATTCCCGTCGTTATTCTATCCCTTATTACTATTTTTGGGCAATCTATAAGTTCGACGGCAGGCGCGTTACTTTCAGGAAAACCGTTGAAAGAATCTGTTCAAACGGGAATGAGTTTATCTCAAATTGGGGAATTCTCCTTTATCATTGCCTCGCTTGGAATGACGCTTCATGTTACGAGTTCGTTCTTGTATCCTATTGACGTTGCGGTTTCGGCGGTGACTACATTCACTACTCCGTTCATGATAAAATTATCGACTCCATTTTCGGAATTCCTGGCGAATAATTTACCGAGAAAATGGACCAAAAACATTGAGCGTTACAGTGCAAATACTCAGGCTATAAAATCAGTAACCAACTGGCAAATTGTATTGCATGCTTACCTGCTGCAAGTTGTCTTGGTGTCGGTAATAATTATTGCTGTAATTTTACTTTCGTCTAAATTTATTTTGCCGTTGGTCCAAGAATATGAATATGGAAATACACTAGGGGCATTTATTACATTGGTATTTCTTTCGCCTTTTTTATGGGCACTTTCCTTGCGTCGTGTGGCTATAAATGAGGTCGAAAAATTAATGTCAGAGCGCAAATACCGTGGTCCTATGGCTATGATGTTTTTATTTAGATTGTTATTGACGACTTTTTTTATAGGTTTTTTATTGAATATATTTTTCTCCCCAAAAATTGCGTTAATTGCATTGATAGGAGCTACGGTTATCTATTTTATTTTCAGTAAAAAATTAAATGCGCAATATCATAAAATTGAGCATCATTTTTTATCCAACTTAAACGCTAGAGAATTAGCAACACCAAAGCGAAGTCAAAGTGATTTATCTCCTTGGGACGGGCATATGGCATTTTTTGATATTTCCGCAAGTTCCAATATTACAGGAAACACTTTATATAAATTACAACTTCGGGAGCTAATGGGAATTAATATTGCCTCTATCAAAAGAGGTGATATCATGATTAACATTCCTAAAAAGAATGATCGTTTATTTCCCGGAGATGAAATATGCGTTATAGGCACGGACACTCAGGTAAAAGAATTCAAAAATTATCTAGACCAGCATGAGACGGAAGTTCCGGATATAACTACTGAACCAGAAATTGTATTGCGCCAAATAGAATTGAAAAACGAATCCTACATCGGAAAAAGCATTCGCGATTCCAAATTGCGAGAAAAAACAAGTGGTTTGGTTGTAGGCATCGAAAAAAAGGGAAAAAGAATCTTAAATCCCGAATCGGATGTTTTGTTAGAGAAAGATGATATACTGTGGATTGTTGGAAATAAAAAATTATTAGCTGATTTAGTTCATAATTAATATATTGAGTCTAAAGACGGATGTCATAAAGTTTTAAAGTCCTTTAAAACTTTATTTAGATTTATGTAATGCACTTGTTTCTTTATAAAAAAAGGTGCATTTTTATGTACACCTTATGATTTTTGACTTTATGACTTTTGACTAATTATCTCGAATAATTCGGGGCTTCTTTCGTAATAGTTACATTATGAGGATGACTTTCGTTGATACCACTTGCAGTGATACGAACAAAACGACCTGTTTCCTGTAAAGTTGGAATATCTTTTGAACCGCAATATCCCATTCCGGCACGAAGACCGCCGATGAATTGTTGCATACTTTCGTTTAATTCTCCTTTATAAGGCACACGCCCGACGATTCCCTCTGGAACTAGTTTCTTTACATCATCTTCCACATCTTGGAAATAACGATCTTTCGATCCTTCTTGCATGGCCTCAACAGAACCCATTCCACGGTAAGATTTGAATTTTCTTCCTTCGAAAATAATAGTTTCTCCCGGAGATTCCATTGTTCCAGCTAGTAAGGAACCTAACATTACACAGTCAGCACCGGCAGCAATAGCTTTCGGTATATCACCAGTGTAACGTATTCCACCATCTGCAATTACCGGAACACCCGATCCTTTAATCGCTGCGGCTACTTCAAGTACAGCAGAAAACTGAGGAAAACCAACACCTGCGACAATACGTGTAGTACATATTGAACCTGGACCAATTCCTACTTTAACACCATCAGCGCCATTTTCAACAAGATATATGGCTGCCTCAGCAGTGGCAATATTACCTACAATAACGTCTAACTCAGGAAATTTAGCTTTTACTAATTTTAGTACATCTACCACTCCTTTTGTATGTCCGTGAGCGGTATCGATTATAACGGCATCAACTCCAGCATTGACCAAAGCCGTTGCTCTTTCCACAGCATCAGCAGTAACGCCTAATGCAGCAGCAACACGCAAACGTCCAAATTTGTCTTTGTTGGCATTTGGTTTTTGGGTCAATTTAGTAATATCTCTAAACGTAATTAAACCTACTAATTTATAATCCGCATTAACAACGGGAAGTTTTTCGATTTTATATCCTTGCAAAACTACTTCCGCTTGTTCCAATGAAGTTCCTTCGGCAACAGTTACCAAGTTTTCACTTGTCATTACCTCAACAATAGGTCTTGCATTGTTTTTTTCGAAACGTAAATCACGATTTGTCACAATACCTTTTAGTATTTTGTTGTCATCCACAATTGGGATTCCACCAATACCATATTCTTTCATTGCGTTTTTAGCATCGGCAACGGTAGAAGTCAACGGCAAAGTAACCGGATCGATAATCATACCTGATTCGGCACGTTTTACTTTTCGAACTTTAGCAGCTTGTTGCTCGATAGTCATATTTTTGTGCAAAACACCAATACCACCTTCTTGCGCCATAGCAATTGCCATAGAACTTTCGGTGACAGTATCCATAGCAGCAGACACTATTGGAACGTTAAGTGTTATATTTCTTGAAAATTTTGATTGAATACTCACTTCGCGTGGAAGAACATTTGAGTAATTAGGAACTAATAGTACATCATCGTAAGTTAATCCTTCACCGATAATCTTAGAGTTGTGTGCGATCATTGCAATTTGTAGTTGTAGTTAAATTGCGTGCAAATATAGACAATCTTAAGCAAAAAAACCACAATTTTTAACAATAAATTGATTAAATTGCATTACAAAGGTATTCCGCCCAATTATAGCCTTTGTTGTTTCCAAGCTATAAATTTTGATTAATTTCATTTCAATGGTAGAATCAGAAGCACCTATTACAGGACTTTCAAACGATCAGGTAATAGAATCAAGGACTCTCAATGGTTCCAATTCTTTAGACCATCAGGATAAAAATAATTTTCTGACTTCCTTAATCGAGATGGTTAAGGAGCCGATGTTTTTATTACTGGTAACTGCAACAGGTATTTATTTCATTACTGGTGATTATGGAAATGGAATTTTTATGGCGCTAGCCATCCTTTTGGTTTCTGCAATTTCGCTTTATCAGGAATCTAAAAGTCGAAATGCCATTGAATCCCTAAAAAAATTATCCCAACCCAAAAGCAAAGTCATTCGCAATAGTGAGATTATAGAAATAGCAAGCGAGGAAATTGTTTTGGGTGATTTCATTCAGATTGAAGAAGGGACCTTTGTAGCGGCTGACGGAACAATTATTCAATCTAATGATTTTTCTGCAAACGAATCAATACTTACCGGAGAATCACTTGCGGTTTTCAAAAATGAAAAATCCGAAAATAATGAGGTATATCGGGGAACAATTGTTGCCAGCGGATTGGCTATTTGCGAAGTGACCGCCATTGGAAGCAAAACAAAATTGGGGAAAATAGGTAAAAGTCTGGAAACGATTGCTGAAGAAAAAACACCGTTACAAATACAGATTGGAAATTTTGTAAAGAAAATGTCTCTTGTGGGCCTAGTGATTTTTGGAATTGTTTGGGGTATTAATTATTATAATTCTAAAAACTTTTTAGATAGTTTGTTAAAAGCATTGACTCTGGCAATGAGTATTATTCCTGAAGAAATTCCAGTTGCTTTCACCACTTTTATGGCTTTAGGTGCTTGGCGATTAATGAAGATGGGAATTATTGTCAAGCAAACCAAAACGGTAGAAACGTTAGGCAGTGCCACCGTAATTTGTACCGATAAAACGGGAACTATTACCGAAAACAAAATGAGTTTAGCACAATGGTATACTTTTTCTGATGACACCTTAAATAACAATGGCAATGACAAAGGCAACAGTAATAACAATCATACACTTAATCCAATAGAACAAGAGCTTCTAAGTCTCGCCATGTGGGCAAGTGAACCCATTCCGTTTGACGGCATGGAGATTGCGCTGCACGAAACGTACGGAAATTTAAAAATTAATGATGAACGGCGAAATTTCAAATTAGTACATGAGTACCCACTGGATGGAAAACCACCTATGATGACACATGTTTTTGAAAATCAAGATGGAACGCGAATCATTGCGGCCAAAGGGGCACCCGAAGCTTTAATTGCTAGTTCAAATTTATCAAAGAAGGAAACCACACAAATTTTAGAAGCAGTAGAAACGATGGCTAATAAGGGTTTTCGAGTTTTGGGTGTTGGCGTGACCGAATTTCAAGGAAATGATTACCCGAAAAAACAACAAGATTTCCCCTTTCATTTTAAGGGATTAATTGCTTTTTATGACCCACCAAAAGAGAATATTAAAACCGTCTTTGAAACATTTTATAAAGCCGGTATTCTGGTAAAAATTGTAACAGGGGACAATGCAGTTACAACATCAACCATTGCAAAACAAGTGGGTTTCAGAAACCCTGAAAAAGTTCTAAATGGCGATGAATTGATGGCAATGGACGAAGCTACTTTAAAAGAAAAAGTAATGGAAACAACTATTTTTACCCGCATGTTTCCCGAGGCCAAACTTAAAATCATAAAAGCATTAAAAGACAATAACCAAATAGTAGCCATGACCGGTGATGGTGTTAATGATGGTCCCGCTTTAAAATCAGCACACATAGGAATTGCTATGGGTAAAAAAGGGACCGAAATTGCCAAAGAAGCAGCAAATTTAATCCTGATTGATGACGATTTCTCTAAAATGACCGACGCCATCGCTATGGGAAGAAAAATTTATATCAATCTAAAAAAAGCCATTCAATATATTATTTCCATACATATTCCCATTATCCTGATTGTCTTTATTCCATTGGCACTAGGCTGGGTTTATCCTAATATTTTCTCGCCGGTTCATATTATTTTTCTCGAAATAATAATGGGTCCAACCTGTTCTATAATTTATGAAAATGAACCTATGGAACGTAATCTGATGTTGCTAGCACCAAGACCTTTTACCACTACTTTTTTCAACTTGAAAGAAATTACAATTAGTATCGTTCAAGGGCTTATGATTACTTTCGGACTATTATTTGTGTACCAATATTGCATTGCAATTAATTGTACAGAAAGTGCGACCAGAACTACTGTTTTTCTCACGCTGATATCATCTAATGTCTTTCTGACACTCGTAAATCGTTCTTTTTATTATTCTATATTTACGACCATACGTTACAAAAACAATCTGGTTTTAATGATTATTTCGTTAACCATTATCATCACGGGGTTATTATTGTTTGTTCCAATATTCGCTCATTTCTTTCAATTTGAAACGGTTTCAGCCAGCCAAATAGGTTTGAGTATTTTAGTCGGGTTTGTCTCCGTACTTTGGATTGAAATTTACAAATTATTTAAGCGTAGAAAACAGAACGAAAAGCCCGAGATAAGATAAAGGCAAGAAGATTTATTTTACTGACTAGCGTCTAAAAAGTCTATCACTCTTTATCTTTAAAAATGATATTGAGTCCAAATTGAAACGAAAGACTATTGGCTTTGGAAACATCCTTATATTCTAAAAGATTATCAGCCAGAACATAAAAATTCACAGGTCCGAATTGACTTGACAACCCCAATCCGATATTTTTATAGGAGTAAGAATCGATCGTGTAAGTTGCTTTCATTTGCAAAGAATTGAAAATTTTTCTTCTATAATACGTTGTAAAAGCCATTAATGGTGTCCGTGGAGTTGACATTAGAAACAACTGCGCACCAACGGCACTTTTATAAACAGTTTCAGGATTATAATTCAAACAGTCACAATCATCAGGGCGTTCTTCATCAAACGAATATTGAATAGATGAAATAAATTTTGCTGGACGCCAAGTGGTATATTTAGTGTACAAAGTATCTAAAGGAATAGCTGCTTTAAATTCTTGATAAACATTTCCTGCTGAATTTCCGCCCAAAAATTTTGGGTTAATACCCTCCGCATTATAATATCCTTTATAAACAAAACTTTCTACGTCCTTCGTGTGCTTTATAAAACCAATATCCGCAACACTTGCCGTAAACTGAACATTTTTCTTAGGATAATAGGTAAGTCCAGCATCAAAACCTAAGCCGAGATCACCACCAAAAAAAGTCCTATGAGCAATATCACTTGCAATATTTCCTGAATAATCACTTTTAGTATATTGCGAAATTCCAGAAGTATTGAGTTGCAAATTCGAAGAAATAACTTGTTCATAAATCCCCTTATCAGATGGAATTGTATAAATATATCCTGAATTATTAGTCGAATTCAGATTTGCAGCACTTGAATATATTTTTCCTCGAAAACCAAGGATCAAATGGTCATTTACGTTTTTATGATATCCTATATGAAGAACCGATAGCATTTCTGCCTTTACATTCAAATCCCCCAAATCAAATACTTTTCCTAAATAATCTTTATTTCCGTCCAAAGCGAGTATGGCTAAATCTTTAGGCATATAGCTCAAGAAATCAAATTCCTGATACATTCCAAAAGAAATGTAAGAATCGTATTGATCTTCGTCCCTTTTGATCCTGAAACCGCCGTTAAACAGTTCTACTTGTTCGTTTATTGCTGCTTTATCTTTTCTTGTGGTAGAAAACACGACATCACGCAATTTTTCATTAAAATCCACTCCGTTATTAGCAAATAAATCATAGGCAGAAAAACCACTTGAACCTACATTTGCCGAAATTCCAGATAATAATGGAATTCCAAAGTAGAATTTATATTTAACATCAGATCCGGGGTTAGTCAACAAAGACTGAGGAACTGCCGTAAAATTATATAAAAGTTGTTTGTTTTGGGAAATACTGTTAACCGAAACCAATAGAATAAAAAGCAATATTATTTTTCTCATTGTATAACTAAATAAGCGGTAACACTTGAACGTAATTTAATACTTCCCGAACTGTTTTCAGTTAATATTGGGCCTGGTAGCATTCTCAGAACGAAAGACATTTTAGTGGTACTTTTTAATAAATTAAGTTTTGTGTTTTGAAAAATTTCGGTTTTTGTTACAACATTAGTTCCCCCAGTATAAGCAGGAATAAAAAAGTTCATAGAATAAAGAGGTTGATTGTTTTTATCAATTAAAACGATATCCAAAACA harbors:
- a CDS encoding cation:proton antiporter gives rise to the protein MDTAAIVTETTHHLQPLISDLGLILMTAGVAVLLFKKIKQPLVLGYLIAGFLAGNHFDFFPSVTDIKSVEVWAEIGVIFLLFSLGLEFSFKKLMKVGGTASITAVTQIFSMTVIGYLVGQWMDWTKMDSVFLGVILSISSTTIILKTFEELGVKAQNFAGIVIGSLIVQDIVAILMMVLLSTIAVSNQFSGGELMQSVLKLVFFLTIWFVGGIFFIPTLLKKAKHLLSDEMLLIISLALCLMMVILAADVGFSPALGAFIMGSIIAETTQAEHIEHLVKPVKDLFGAVFFVSVGMLIDPQTLYEHTIPVVILSLITIFGQSISSTAGALLSGKPLKESVQTGMSLSQIGEFSFIIASLGMTLHVTSSFLYPIDVAVSAVTTFTTPFMIKLSTPFSEFLANNLPRKWTKNIERYSANTQAIKSVTNWQIVLHAYLLQVVLVSVIIIAVILLSSKFILPLVQEYEYGNTLGAFITLVFLSPFLWALSLRRVAINEVEKLMSERKYRGPMAMMFLFRLLLTTFFIGFLLNIFFSPKIALIALIGATVIYFIFSKKLNAQYHKIEHHFLSNLNARELATPKRSQSDLSPWDGHMAFFDISASSNITGNTLYKLQLRELMGINIASIKRGDIMINIPKKNDRLFPGDEICVIGTDTQVKEFKNYLDQHETEVPDITTEPEIVLRQIELKNESYIGKSIRDSKLREKTSGLVVGIEKKGKRILNPESDVLLEKDDILWIVGNKKLLADLVHN
- the purB gene encoding adenylosuccinate lyase produces the protein MTTLNELNAISPIDGRYRNKTISLAPFFSEEALIKYRVLVEIEYFIALCEVPLPQLKNVNPDLFESLRNIYKNFSTEDALWIKETEKVTNHDVKAVEYFIKDAFEKLGLSEYKEFIHFGLTSQDINNTAIPLSTKDAFEKVYMPSLITLTSKLKDLSVEWAAIPMLARTHGQPASPTRLGKEIGVFVERLEEQMRLLFNIPFAAKFGGATGNYNAHHVAYPQIDWRKFGGKFVEENLGLHHSFPTTQIEHYDHFAAFFDALKRINTIIIDLDRDIWTYVSMEYFKQKIKAGEIGSSAMPHKVNPIDFENSEGNLGIANAIFEHLSAKLPLSRLQRDLTDSTVLRNIGVPIGHTLIAFEATLKGLNKLLLNEPKFHEDLEKNWAVVAEAIQTILRREGYPNPYEALKGLTRTNEAIDKKAIHGFIATLEVSDEIKAELMQITPSNFLGI
- a CDS encoding polysaccharide deacetylase family protein encodes the protein MKKNLPLIILLCTFFIFSFQSKKIVKSSKADNPNVTAGVALTFDDTFVNEWYDTDKQLRKYSWKATFCVSEINTLNSSEIAKLLALQKEGNEIAGHGFNHYDAKKFVAQYGIDAYLNQEIDPMLALMNFYSLNVTSFAYPFGFRNAIIDAALLKKFKIIRATTYGAEAPYEQNCYYNNTRVLYGIGMDTTHPSFSTAYLKKLLNYTREHHKILILFGHKTVNKKAPANYETEMKTLKLICNFVKQNNMKFYTLSELSKSKSSPFLK
- the guaB gene encoding IMP dehydrogenase; this encodes MIAHNSKIIGEGLTYDDVLLVPNYSNVLPREVSIQSKFSRNITLNVPIVSAAMDTVTESSMAIAMAQEGGIGVLHKNMTIEQQAAKVRKVKRAESGMIIDPVTLPLTSTVADAKNAMKEYGIGGIPIVDDNKILKGIVTNRDLRFEKNNARPIVEVMTSENLVTVAEGTSLEQAEVVLQGYKIEKLPVVNADYKLVGLITFRDITKLTQKPNANKDKFGRLRVAAALGVTADAVERATALVNAGVDAVIIDTAHGHTKGVVDVLKLVKAKFPELDVIVGNIATAEAAIYLVENGADGVKVGIGPGSICTTRIVAGVGFPQFSAVLEVAAAIKGSGVPVIADGGIRYTGDIPKAIAAGADCVMLGSLLAGTMESPGETIIFEGRKFKSYRGMGSVEAMQEGSKDRYFQDVEDDVKKLVPEGIVGRVPYKGELNESMQQFIGGLRAGMGYCGSKDIPTLQETGRFVRITASGINESHPHNVTITKEAPNYSR
- a CDS encoding SIR2 family NAD-dependent protein deacylase; its protein translation is MKKKLVVLTGAGISAESGIKTFRDSDGLWEGHNVMDVATPEGWYKNPALVLDFYNKRRQQLKEVEPNLGHQILAELEKEFDVYVITQNVDDLHERAGSTNVLHLHGELLKVRSSINSDYILDWSDDLNFGDLDENNNQLRPHIVWFGEDVPALDEAITITQSADYFAVIGTSLQVYPAAGLIDFTPRETPIFYIDPKPIKIPNLRNPLEVIPEVASKGVEIMRNKLQNQLQ
- a CDS encoding TrmH family RNA methyltransferase, yielding MIDIDYLNFLENILTDNRKEKFLKVLENRTNHFTIAVEDIFQMHNTSAVMRSCEIFGIQELNVIEQRYGKSIDKEIAMGAQKWVDINTFDSITNCVDTLKNKGYQIIATTPHENDCLMDDFDITKPSALFFGTERDGLSEEILQRADGFLKIPMVGFTESLNISVSAAIIIQNLTSRLRNSNIDWHLSEEEILEKRLAWAKNSIKDIKRIEERYFLEKNESR